In Lycium barbarum isolate Lr01 chromosome 9, ASM1917538v2, whole genome shotgun sequence, the DNA window ttacgtggttacgtatttcatttctccattatactcCACCCCCACCTCCAACTaccccaccccaccctaccacccaccacCCCTCACCACCACTCACTCCCACCCCTAACTACCCCacccaccccaccctaccacccatcACCTcgaccacccactacccctcaccaccacccaaccccaccccaccagtggcggatccaggattttcatccaGGTGGTTCGGAAAATAAAACGTAAACATGCGAACAAGCCGAAAAAAACACAATTCCGGAGAATGTAATAATACATAGGTACAAAGAGTTAGTTCCATTACAAAGGATCTCAAACTAACAAGAATAAAAAGGTAGTAACTACAATAGTGCAAAAAGTTAGCCCTTTACAATGTATCAATCTAGAATTAGGGTGCTAAGTACAAACTACAAAAAACGATCACTACTAATACTTCTCAAGTACATTTACAGCACTACTAGACGAGGTTTCATTGCTTGAAAAGTCAAAATAATATCATCAGTTGAAACATCATTAAACACATCTTTTTCCACAAAAGGAACCATGCAACCGCTCAAGAATTCATCACTCATTCGACTCTGCAGCTCATTCTTAATAAACTTTATTGCCGAAAAAGCTCTTTCAACGGATGTAGTGGCAACTAGGAGAAGCATGTAACACATCGTACCTTTAACGTAagttttgaccatgatcctacacttagaaaatcagataaagaatgtgggaattggaatttccctgttcatttataagatggggatttacgcccatgaacagtgaccgtatttcagtatacgggccgtaattcaagtcgtaaatgggtaccaaggatttctgaacattctggaatttgacatttggatgtcatatggttaaatacggatcgtatttcaaaatatggcccgtatttcaaaacgtatttgtaatttgggaaaacttccttgatgaaagttgttgagctttgaaatacctttccagcggtatattataggggtcaaactgacatctttgcaaagagttatggccattttactgaagagacgcagtgctgaccgtatttcaaaatacggcccgtatttcaaaatatggccagtatttaactgggcagaaattttaattttccagaacagtatatattcattcgtatcagttcacatcattatttttcattccttcaagccctagaatgacctcctaccctcttccatcatcaagaacaccaaggtaagcctactctaattattccaactcaattctaacatatactctaatagtCTAAGCAAAaaattattgttcctaatctagagttttcaagaaaacccatctcaagattcaagaatcaagatttaggaaatcttcttcaaaactcaagtctttaattcaagttttggagcaattaaggtatgtagaacttccatccacatgtgggaatctctatgttaTTCCCCATGCTCCGCTTCTTGATatctatgaagttcaaaccctagggcattaaacccaacatattggtagcccgtatttatgtatttatgtacatgaattttgtatctatattcgttattgtattcctaatcttccattacagtTATTAgggaccctagcttaatccatgaatcatgaattcttcctcatgtgttctcattatgtttatatgaaactttatgattttatctagcaagttacaagcatgttttcaagtcaatcatatatatatatatatatatatatatatatatataataatgaactattattattattcatgaatcaagaacatgtttgcaagactatgacaagttatttcatgaaaccatgttacaagttatttcgtgaaatcatgattacaagttatttcaagaaaatcatgggcttcttagccaactatatcatgttcatgtttttgggaattgcttagttaaccgagaaggctcagatagcttgaaactacgttgccaccgtaggataagagttgtcagcaaggaggcaacacatTCATTATGCaatttggatccttacatgcttattattacttaaatctcatacccctggcaaggtgtgagtgttctgctggtaggacgcaagtaccagatcatgttgtcggttatactatagcgttccccacgttacaagcagttttacatacatatatttccattgatttactgttttcagactttactcacgtttcgtgctcatgttcaagttacattcagtttcagttcatgtcctatacctatgttgtgtcatgttcttcatttcagcaggttttacataccattgttattcaccatgtactaacgtccctttttcccggggcctgcacttcacggtgcagataccggttttcaggagcatacatctgcgcagtaggatcacttcagttatcagcttattggtgaaccccactcctctcggggttcaacatggagtctgcattagtattcagtttatggtagtccagggccatgtcctggtagttagtattcagacatattttagaggtttcatagacagatgttagttcacagagtcagttatgctttaatgtttgcagactattatgttttcatgatatttcatgctgcGAGATAATtccaagactttattccgcaaattacattttcatgattcatttaaattgcatcatgtagattatattgttttgatgcccatattgacaagcaagccatgaggttcgcttggacatatgcaagcaaggcccgagtgccgtgttacgcccaggccatggttcggggcgtgacaaagctaaGCAAATTTCACTAAAAGAAATACAAGAGGATAACATGAATGCTTTTTTGTCTTAACCAGTATTTTTGAAAGATCACAAAGCCCATTTAAATCGGAGAACCTTTTATTGATATCACTAACATCAATAATGTAATTCGCAAGCTGATTCTCAAGAGAACACATActaaattcatcaaagtcatcAGGATATAATTTAGCCATTCTCATTATTTTCTGGATGTCAAAACTTGAAAATGAGTCTATCGGATTCAAACAAGCAACTCTCCATAAAGCAACTCAGTTGTCTCCTCATCAAAATGATCATTAAGTTCTTGCAGTTGCCAATCAATTATTTTACAAAATACGTCAACATTGTAATAATGTAAGAAAGTGTAATCAATAGGTTTATGCCGAAATCTCCCAGAGTTAACATACGACTCATCAAAATTAGGTACCACAATGTTATACTTGACACAGAACGTAGATACCTCAGCAGCAAACAAATCCCATTTTTTATCTTCCCTTAACTCTTGCAACCTTATCTTTGCCACATGAACAAGTCGCACAGCATTCACAATatcttgctcttttttttgtAAGCATGTACTAAGGTAATTCCTAAAATTTCTTTCATCAAATGTAATATAAATGCAACCTCATACATTTGAGCAGCTCTGATATATCCTGTCACCCTGGCACTTTCATCCAAACTATGTGCAGTTTCAACAATAGTATCAAGTACATCCATTATTGTACCAAATTGaagaataaaataattaaaagatTTGAAGTGAGATCCCCAACGAGCATCACAATCTCTAGAAATACCAAGTTCTTGATGCAAGCCCCTACCAGTTTTAAGCTCATCCTTTTCTAAAGCCTCTTGAATTTTTTTCGTTTGAGATTCTCGATATTTAACCATACATTTATAAGAAGCCGCCAACACATTCAAAATATCCGAAACCAAGTTTACAAGTTCTCCCACTTGAAGACATTTTTTTGCAACACCAACAAGAGTTAATTGAAGTTGATGAGCAAAACAATGAATGGAATGAGCGGATCTACTTTCTTTCTTAATCCACATTTTAAGGCCAATGATATCACCTTGCATATTACTTGCTCCATCATAGCATTGTCCACGCACACAAGATAGACTCAAGGAATGTTGAGAAAGTAAATTGACAATTGCACCTTTTAGAGCTAAAGCACTAGTATTTTTAACATGAACAATGTCAagaatgttgacacccaattttgtcccacctttcctccgaaatacctatttttacgcttccaatattttggcaactttaaaaataattattcatattttactataattattagcttttattaataccggcatttcattattctgtcattatcttttactaccgtgactactaccattattattattattattattattattattattattattattattattattattatcatgattattattattattattattattttctgttaccagtattatcataatttgcgtttaagcatttttaccaccttatgcacacacatcacatttatcttcgcataattaaataatagtgtttatttactgtggattttcgaaatattattgcacggctattacaacaccatttttattatctgagcactaataattgcatattttatattaagtaatattttaacacacgttagtatagagttatttaaataggtcttttgtttaaatgtagtagcccaatcaactcatactattttcagaccaattcataaaatcagcccacatttatTCCTAGCCCACATCTTCATCCACCCAGCCCATTCTTTTAAACCCAATACCCAGTCCACTAACCCAAACCAACCCGACCCGACCCGCTGTTTAAGAAAAGGAACCACTAGGGTTCCATTTCTTCTTCagccgcaccccccccccccgctcccttctctcttctctccttcATCTCCCTCATCTCCCCCATCTTCTTTTGTCCCCTCTGTTTCCTCCACttcccctgttccccacgcttctgccacctccacttcctctgtcccccacgctcctctctctcttcttcgcaAACCCTAGATTTCCCTATAAATACCAATGTCTATGTTCGTCGCCAGGGTCCTTTTTTGGATTGAGAAAATTCCCCAAGGATAGGTTTTGGAAAAGCCCGGGAATCGCAAAAATCCCTTACAAAACCGAAGCTTGAATCGCAAAATCCCCCCTAAAAAATACAAGTTTTTAGCCATCCGGAATTCCCTAAAAGATATTAGTTTATCAGTAGCTACAAT includes these proteins:
- the LOC132611595 gene encoding uncharacterized protein LOC132611595 — protein: MQGDIIGLKMWIKKESRSAHSIHCFAHQLQLTLVGVAKKCLQVGELVNLVSDILNVLAASYKCMVKYRESQTKKIQEALEKDELKTGRGLHQELGISRDCDARWGSHFKSFNYFILQFGTIMDVLDTIVETAHSLDESARVTGYIRAAQMYEIRLQELREDKKWDLFAAEVSTFCVKYNIVVPNFDESYVNSGRFRHKPIDYTFLHYYNVDVFCKIIDWQLQELNDHFDEETTELLYGELLV